GCTTGGAATCTTCTAACTTGGTGGTTTGGGATACCATCATCTTCTTCACATACGCTTATAGGTGGGTTTTTAGGAGCCGCTCTTATGCACGCTTTGGTTTTGGATTATCACGAGATTGTATCGGCACAACCAGAGTTGTCTACCTTCGAAACAATGAAACTGGCTTTTAAACAGTTGTTTTCTCAAGATGTAGTAAAGTATAGTAAGGTAATACCAATATTCTTATTCATTTTTATGGCTCCTTTTATTGGTATGGTAGTATCTATTATTATTACACTCATTATCATCAATATTTGTAAAAAGTCTAATCCTCACAAGGCGGAAAAAGCATTTAAACAACTTCAGTTGGTTTCTTCAGCTTTGTTCAGTTTAGGGCATGGGCTTAATGATGCTCAAAAGGTGATGGGGATTATCGGAGCAGCAGTGATTTTCTACCATGTAGATATGGTAGGTGGTACAGATATATACGCACAAATGCTTCCTACTGATAGGTTCAACTATTTTGCGAAAGATTATGTATGGGTTCCGTTAGCATCGTTTGTGGCTATTGCGTTAGGAACTATGAGTGGTGGTTGGAAAATCGTGAAAACAATGGGAACTCGTATCACCAAAGTAACACCATTAGAAGGTGTAAGTGCAGAGACAGCGGGTGCGGTTACTCTATTTTTAACCGACCACTTTGGTATTCCTGTATCTACTACCCATACGATTACGGGTTCTATTATCGGAGTTGGGCTTACAAAGAGGGTTTCTGCAGTGCGTTGGGGTATTACAGTGAGTTTGCTTTGGGCATGGATACTTACAATCCCAATTAGTGCGATAGTGGCAGGGATTACGTACCTTATTGTGATAATGTTTTAAAAATACAAAATTGATAAATGCCTCTTTACAAAGAGTTTTCTACGAAAGAAATAGCTGTTCTTGTTTGGAAACACGATGAACAAAAGGAGGTATGGCATGAGGAAATAGATACTCAATCTAAAATTTCAATAAAAAAACAATACGAACGACTGATGGTAAGGAGAATGCTCAATTCGGCATTGCCTCTCCATCAGTTGTTTTATTTGGAAGACGGAACACCCTACTTGGAGCCTTCTTCTGCGTTTATTTCAATCAGTCATTCATATCCTTATGCGGTTTTGGCAATATCTCCTAAAAAAATAGGCGTGGATATAGAAAAGAAATCTGATAAATTGGTTAGTTTAAAGGAGAAAATACTCTATCCTTCTGAAAAAATTTGGGTTTCTTCCCAAGATGAAGAATCTTACCTGACGGCATTATGGACGATTAAGGAGAGTTTATATAAAATCCATTCGGCTAAATATTGGTCTTTTAGAGAGCATTATGAAGTACTTCCTTTTTCTTTGGATAATCTATCTTCGGTGGAATGTAAGGTTTTTAATAACCCAACCGATAACGCGGATACATACAGAGCAAAGTTGGAAATTATAGATGAAGATTATTACTTAGCCGTAGTAGAGGAAGCGTAGTATTTTCTTAGTTCTAAACTTACTTTTCTTTGTTTTTTTGCAGTACTAAAAATCAGTTCTAGGAGTTCTTGTATGTTTTTGAGTTCGGTGAGGTAAGTTACCTTTTTGGAATCTCGTGTATTATAAAATTCGTTTTCGGAAATTTCCGTTTTCCTTTTGTTTAGAAGTTGGTGTACATAATCTTCAGGTGTCAGTTGGCTTTGCTTGTCTAATGTTTCATCGTAGAACTCATTATTTAGAGCAATCTCTATTTTGCTTAGTTCGGCGTTTATCTTGGTGTCCCACGCTTCAAAATCTATTTCAGGGTAATCTTTTGTGGTTTTAGCGTATTGCGATAAAGAAGCAATATAAGCTGTTAATAGATGTGAGGTATTAACGAATTGATGAATATGTTCCAGCTTTTTCTGTTGATTTTTAGGATCAGATAACATTCTTTGAAAATTGTCGGATAAATTGGCCAAAGCAATGGTCGCATTTTTTCTTAGTAAACGGTATTTTTCATCGGTGATGTTTTTATGTTGTAGCGTTTTTATAATCTCTTCAAAATAGGCTTTATTATGATTGATGGCATTGAGCATAAGGGTTTGGTTTTGGGTATGCTCCCAAACAGGAAAGATAAAGTACGAAGTGAAAAGAGCGATAATTCCAGCGATGATAGTATCTATAATTCTGTCTTTTAAGATAGTTTCAAAGTTGCTTGGATTTAAAAAATTGAATGCCAAAAAGATGTAAACCGTCATAAAAAGAACTGCCCAAAAATAGCGTGTCCTAAAAGTTGCAAAGCAGAATACCATAGAAATAAATAATACGGAAACCTGTGCAACAGGGTGAGTAATCCAATAGATAGCCGCTGTCCCTAAAAAAGCACCTACCAAAGTACCATAGAGTCTAAGGAGGTTTCTACTTTTAGTGATGCTATACGCAGGACGCATAATGGCGACAATAGTAATGAGAATCCAGTAAGAGTGTCCTATGTTGAGGGCTTCTATTTTAGAAACAGCATAACCCATTAGCATCGCCACAGTTACCCTAATGGCATATCTAAATTGTGCAGAATCTAAGGAAAGGTTATTTTTAAATACCTTGAAATTGATAGGATTTTCCTTTGGTAGAAATTTAGATAAATCCAATCCCGAAGATAGGCTCTTAGCGAGTTTAGTATCTTGAGACGAGACTTTGTAAATCTGATTGATATTTTCGGTAAGTTCTGCTAGTCTCATCATACTTTGTCGTAGGAGTAAGAAATAGTCTAAAGTTTCTGCCGATAGCTTTTGGTTTCTTAAATCAAAATAGGTATTAAAGCAATTTTCTAACTCTAGCGTAAGAGCGTGTTTTGGTTTTGGAGTGCTGCTTGTTTGTATACTTATACCAATATTTTTAAGCTCAATGGAGAGTATAAGCAACATTCTCTGTATCTTGTTAAATACTTCTTCGTTGCCGAAAAATTGTCTTATTTTAGAATAATCATTATCGGAAGTGAGGAGTTTTTCGTACAAATCAATACTACTAATGAAACTCATCATTAAAAGTCGGCTAGCAGTGGTAGATTCATTAACAAACTTTCTGGTTTTAAAAAGGAGTTCCCTTGTTTCCTCTTGAATATTTTTAATGAAAATTTGTTGTGTGGTAAGTTGTGTTACCAGTTGGTCTAAATCTGAATCTTTAGAGTAGAACTTAGACTTCTGCTCTAAGAACTTAGCGAGTTCTAAGTAGTTTTCGCCTACGAGTTGTTTGGCGAGTTTATAAGGTTGTAGTCTAGATAGTAATAGTAATAAAAGTAAGTACCAAA
The genomic region above belongs to Riemerella anatipestifer and contains:
- a CDS encoding inorganic phosphate transporter, with the protein product MEFPILLIVIIALALIFDYINGFHDAANSIATIVSTKVLTPFQAVLWAAVWNFAAFFIAFYIVGEFKIGNTIAKTVNEDFINLEVIFSGLMAAIAWNLLTWWFGIPSSSSHTLIGGFLGAALMHALVLDYHEIVSAQPELSTFETMKLAFKQLFSQDVVKYSKVIPIFLFIFMAPFIGMVVSIIITLIIINICKKSNPHKAEKAFKQLQLVSSALFSLGHGLNDAQKVMGIIGAAVIFYHVDMVGGTDIYAQMLPTDRFNYFAKDYVWVPLASFVAIALGTMSGGWKIVKTMGTRITKVTPLEGVSAETAGAVTLFLTDHFGIPVSTTHTITGSIIGVGLTKRVSAVRWGITVSLLWAWILTIPISAIVAGITYLIVIMF
- a CDS encoding 4'-phosphopantetheinyl transferase family protein, whose translation is MPLYKEFSTKEIAVLVWKHDEQKEVWHEEIDTQSKISIKKQYERLMVRRMLNSALPLHQLFYLEDGTPYLEPSSAFISISHSYPYAVLAISPKKIGVDIEKKSDKLVSLKEKILYPSEKIWVSSQDEESYLTALWTIKESLYKIHSAKYWSFREHYEVLPFSLDNLSSVECKVFNNPTDNADTYRAKLEIIDEDYYLAVVEEA
- a CDS encoding FUSC family protein; its protein translation is MKYTTELKNFFSSQYLYAGVRISLAIIIPSIIFSYLGIFKDFFLFPLGTSFIALVDLPGSFVRRRNTLIAAIIAFLVVSVTASLLKDYSLLVFLEIIIFGMFFNMIGVYGARLASVGGLSLVVLAIFIDGHLTGNHIIKSLFIFTLGTLWYLLLLLLLSRLQPYKLAKQLVGENYLELAKFLEQKSKFYSKDSDLDQLVTQLTTQQIFIKNIQEETRELLFKTRKFVNESTTASRLLMMSFISSIDLYEKLLTSDNDYSKIRQFFGNEEVFNKIQRMLLILSIELKNIGISIQTSSTPKPKHALTLELENCFNTYFDLRNQKLSAETLDYFLLLRQSMMRLAELTENINQIYKVSSQDTKLAKSLSSGLDLSKFLPKENPINFKVFKNNLSLDSAQFRYAIRVTVAMLMGYAVSKIEALNIGHSYWILITIVAIMRPAYSITKSRNLLRLYGTLVGAFLGTAAIYWITHPVAQVSVLFISMVFCFATFRTRYFWAVLFMTVYIFLAFNFLNPSNFETILKDRIIDTIIAGIIALFTSYFIFPVWEHTQNQTLMLNAINHNKAYFEEIIKTLQHKNITDEKYRLLRKNATIALANLSDNFQRMLSDPKNQQKKLEHIHQFVNTSHLLTAYIASLSQYAKTTKDYPEIDFEAWDTKINAELSKIEIALNNEFYDETLDKQSQLTPEDYVHQLLNKRKTEISENEFYNTRDSKKVTYLTELKNIQELLELIFSTAKKQRKVSLELRKYYASSTTAK